The Gimesia sp. DNA window TGCTCAAACCCGATATCCAGCTCTCTGTCCCCCATCAAACAGACACTCAAACCAGAGTAGGAATCACGACGCCATCAGTTACAATGATTGAGATAACAGTTATCATTTATTCAGCCAGTCGCTCAAGTAGTATGAAACAGATCTCCCTTTTGACATTGGCACTCTTCCTCGCTCTGCCCCAACGGGCGGCAGAAGCCTGTATGAATTGCGTGAACAGTGTCACCGAGGTAAAGCTGCCCTTTCTGAACTCCCTGCTCCTCGCTTTTACCGGCTGGCTGGTTCTCACGCTGATTTTCTGTCGCCCCCTGACGAAAGGGACCAGGCGGTTTTACTATTTCGGAATCCCCTTCTTGATACTGGGAGTTCTGATGTTCGTTCCCCTGGGAATGGGTGTGCCCATCATTCTCTGCTGGATCATCTACCTGCCGTATCAGATTCTGCAGTTCTTCTCGACCAGACAGGAACGCATTTTTAAAAACCTGCTCCCCCTGAGCGTCAATACCCTCGCATTGCTCCTGTCGTTGATTCTGATCTTCGTCACCACAGCCCGGGCCAATACCACACCGGAACTCATCAAATCGCTGGGCGGCATTTCCCCCTTCTATCCAGCGACTGTCCACCAGCAAATCACACGTCTGTCCCGACGCGGACCGGAAGTCGTTACCCCACTGAGCGACACCCTGGCTTCAAATTTCGAGCGCTTTGAGCAGGTCAGCGCCTACCCGACCGCACGCATGGCCTATTGCCTCAGGGAGATCGGCGGTCCCCAGGCGGAAGCAACACTACAGGACATCATTGAACACCGCATGAAGTTCAAGGACAGTTCCAGTGCGAAATGGGAAGCCGCGATCTGTTGTCTGTACGCTGAATGTGCCGGTGAGCGAGCTGTTCCAGTTCTCACGGATCTACTCAACCAGGCAGAACGTAACCAGAACCATTTCCAGAAACGGGTCGCCCTGATCGCGCTGGCTCGCACCCGGGATCAAGCCGCCATCGAAACAGTTCTCAATCACGTCCCCTTTTTACAGGAAGATCTGCAGGCTGATCTCACCAGCCGCTGGAGTGCTGCGATGATCAGCCTCACCCTGCAGGCACTCGCCGAAGGACAAGCCAGCCCGGACCTGATCCAGAGCCCCGTATACCATCGCCTGATGCTGGGACTGCGACCGGAGCTCAAGTCCGAATCCGGCATTGTCTGGAATCAGCAATGGGATGGTGAGTTGGACCCGGAGGCGCTCAAAACGCACTGGTCAGCGATACTCAATCAAAAAGACTGAACTCGCTAATCTTCCACGCCTGCCCAGTGAGGATCATCCAGTCCCAGGTTCATCTTGAATTCCTTGTAAGCCACAAACAGCACGGGCACCACGAACAGCGTAATCAGTTCGACAGTCATCCCGCCAACCACCGGCCAGGCCATCGCCTTGGCCACATCGGAACCGCGACCGGTCGAAAAGATCACGGGCATCAGCGCGATAATCGTGGTAAATGTTGTCATCAGACAGGGGCGAATCCGCTTGAGCCCTGCCTGCACTGCTGCATTGCGAATATCCTCGCTGGTATTGAGTCGCTTCCGGGTGAATACCTGATCGAGATATGTTGCCATTACCACGCCATCATCAACGGCGATACCAAACAAAGCAATAAAGCCAACCCAGACTGCCGTGTTGATCTCAATCTGGTTCCAGCCCAGGAAGATCATACCGCCGGCAAACGCGACCGGTATCCCGGCAAACACGGTCAGCGCGATCGACAGATTGCGGAACTGCAGATAGATAATAAACAGGTTGGTGAAGATCACCAGGGGCACCACCCACATCAGCCGCTGGTTGGCTTCAATCTGGTTCTGAAACGATCCGACCGCCTGCAGTGCGTAACCTGCCGGCAGATCCAGCGAACCTTCCTGCTGCGCAGTCCGCAGGCTGTTTTCAACGGTATCCACGGTTTCCAGAGCCCCTGCCTGCCCCGAAGGAGAGAAAGAGACGTAAGCCACCAGCCGTGCGTCTTCGCTGTTAATCACGCCGGGGCCCCAGGTGGTTTTCATCTCTGCCAGCAACGAAAGTGGAATGATCTCTCCTGATTGTGTGACCACGGGCAGTCGATTCAGTTCGTCAATCTGTTCCCGCAAGTTTCTTTCATAACGGACGCGGATCGGATAGCGTTCGCGGCCCTCGACAGTCCGTGTCACGTTTGATCCCCCCAGCGCCGTTTCTATCACCTCATTCACCATCGCGGTCGACATCCCGTATCGGGCTGCAGTCTCCCGACTCACATCAAATTCGACATACGGTTTCCCGAGCACAATATCCGGATTCACGGTCGCGGCATTGACCTGGGGAATCTGCTTGAGATGATCGGCAACAGCGATCGATGCTTGCGCAAGCCCATCCAGACTGTCGCCGTAAATTCGGATTGCCATCGACGCCTTGATACCGCTCTGCAACATGACCACGCGCCCTTCGATCGGCTGTAGGGGAGACGCGGGTGTCACGCCGGGCAGTGTTGCTACCGCGTTGATTTGATCCCAGATATCGTTGGTAGTCACACCGGGCCGCCACTGATCGACGGGCTTGAGCATGACATATGTTTCAATCATGGCCGCGGGAGCGGGATCGAGGGCCGATTCAATCCGGCCGATCTTCCCCAGCACGTTTTCAACCTCGGGGATCTCACTGATCAATGCGTCCTGAGTCTGCAACACTTCCATCGCCTGGGAAAAGCTGGCTGCAGGATAGAGCGTCGGCATATAGAACCAGCTCCCTTCATCGAGGGCAATCCAGTCATTCGTTGACAGTCCGGGAAACAGGTGCTTCACCTCAACCCAGCCGGGCACTTCGTTGGGCTCGACACCCAGCGCCCGGGCTCCTTTTTCGAGAGGCTTCAGCACTGTGGGCATGCCTACCCAGCTTCCCAGACCGAGCAACACAATCAGTGTCGGGCCAGTAAAAAACAGGTACTTGTGCCGCATGAAAAAGCGGAGCGTGGGTTCGTATAAATAATGAATCAGCCGCGCAACCGGGTTTTCATCGACAGGACGCAACCGTTCGCCCAGCAGCCAGAAACAGCTGATTCCCGCCAGCCCGACTGCAATCAGCGTCAGCACCGGTAAACTCAATGGCAACCACCGCAGGAAATCCGCACCGAAAGACCATGTCAGGATTCCACAGACCAGCGCGAACACGACCGACACAATCAGACGCTGTCTCCAGGGCCTGGGATTCGAATTCAGAAACAGTCGACTCAACAGGGGAACGAGCGTGATCGCCACAATCAGGGCCGCGGTAATCGAGAAGGTTTTCGTCCAGGCCAGCGGCGCAAACAGTTTGTAATCACGTCCGGTCAGCATGAAGACGGGAAAGAAACTGACAACCGTGGTCATCACCGCCGTCACGACCGCCGGGGCCACTTCAGACGCCGCTTCATAAATCACACGTAGTCGCTGCTCCTTCCCCCCGGGACGCCCTTCCGTTTCCCACTGGGCCAGCGCATCGTAGATCGACTCGGAAATCACAATCCCCATATCCACCATCGTCCCAATCGCGATCGCGATCCCCGCTAATGACATGATATTTGCATCAATGCCAAACACATTCATCGCGATAAACGCCATCAACACGGCAATGGGGAGTGTGATCGCCACCACCAGGCTGGCCCGCAGATGCAACAGGAACAGCAGAATCACCACCGCGGTGATGATTACTTCCTGTGTCAATGCGTCAGTCAATGTCGAAATCGTTTCGTTAATCAGGCCGGTACGATCGTAAACCAGTTTGAAATTGACGCCCTTCAGCCCCGGTTCGATCTGGGCCATCTTGGCTTTGACGCGATCGATCACCTTGCGGGGATTTTCGCCGAACCGCATCACGACGACGCCCCCCACTGCTTCGACGCCATTTAAATCGATGGCCCCTCTGCGAAATTCCGGCCCGAGTTGTACGCGGCCCAGATCGCGAATTCGGATAGGTACGCCCTCCTCAGAACGAATGACCGTCTGTTCGATATCACCGACCGCCTTCTCGGTGCTCTGTTCGGCGCCAATAAAACCACGGCCCCGGATAATGAATTCCATCCCTCCGGATTCCACCGTCTTCGCACCCACATCGATGTTTGATTTGCGAACGGCATCAATCACCTGATTCAGGGGAATGTTGTGAAACCGCAGTTTATCCGGATCGATTTCGATCTGATACTGCCGGACATAACCTCCCACGCTGGCTACTTCACTGACGCCGGGCACCGCCTGCAATTCGTATTTGACCACAAAATCCTGCAGGCTCCGCAACTCCGCCAGATTCATTCCCGGCGGTGGTTCGAGCGTGTAATACAACACTTGCCCGAGCCCGGTGGCATCCGGCCCCAGAGTCGGCACCACGCCCTCCGGCAACAGAGCCGCCGCCGTTCCCAGTTGTTCGGCGACCCGCGAACGGGCCCAGTAGAAATCGGTACTGTCTTTAAAGGTGACCTGCACGAAGCTGTAACCGAAGAGACTTTTCCCCCGCACCGACTCGGCATCGGGAACTGCCAGCATCGACACCGACAATGGGTAAGTCACCTGGTCTTCCACATCTTTGGGAGACCGACCCGGCCAGGCCGTGAAGATGATCACCTGGTTCTCACCGATGTTGGGAATCGCATCGATGGGCACATCCCGGACGCTCATCCAGCCAAAACCGACCAGAACCGCGGTCACACAGAACATGATCAGCGGCTCACGAATACTGAAACGAATCAGGGCACGCAACATGACTTATTTCCCCCCCTGATCTGAAGTCGGTTGCTTTTCCGGTTTCGCTTCTCCGGCAGAGGGATGCTCCGATTTCTTCTCCACTTTCCCGGTTGGGGCGAATGTCTCCACCAGTTCTCCACAGCGCAACATCTGGCTGCCGAAATAGGGATTCACGAGTTTCAGGTCCGGCTGCAACCAGTCCCCGCCCCCCTCGGGAACCATGGGACAGTAGAAGTGCTGATACGCCTCTTTCGCTGTCGCACCTCGTACCTGTGTCGCCAGTTTCACCACCGCATGGCTGATCGGTTTGAATTTCAGGCGTGCCTCTTTCAGCGAAAGATGATGCAGATGCGCCGCGTTCTCAGCGATCTGTTGCAGTTCCTGTCTGACAGTTGGACTGAGATTAGCATCCTGGGCCAGTTGAGCAGCCAGTTTCTGTAAGGTGGTCGCCTCCGATTCTTTTACGGGTTGATCACCGGCAAACTGTTTCTGAATCTTGAAGTAAGCCGCGTACAGTTTTTCTAATTGCGTACCGGTCCCCCCTGCGAGCTTTTCAATCTGAATCGAATCAAACTTCAAGGGTCCTTTTTTCTCTTTTGATTTTTTATTCGGCTGATATTTTGTTGGATCAATCAGGCTCGGCTTCCCCGAAAGCTGCATCTGGGAATCGATCAGGAAATTACCCGACGTAGCGACCTGTTCTCCCGGTTTGACTCCGTCCAGAATCACCGCAGTATCCCCCAGCATCGGGCCGAGTGTCACGTTTCGGAGTTCAAATCGACCCGGTTTTGTTTCGACATACACGACACTGTGATCGCCGGCCATCAGCACCGCGGACCGGGGCACGGTTAGTGCCTGTTTCTGCTGAACAGGCTCCTGGCTGTAACCAAATCGTGAAGTGGGTACTAATTTCATCCCACAGATGGGACAGTCTCCTGGCTGGTCCCGGATGACCTGCGGATGCATCGGACTGATCCACTTTCCTGCCAGCTCCGCATCGTAAACGGCTCCCTGCGGACCGATGGGAACCGTGATCTGTGCCTTGGCATAATCGCCGGGCCTGAGTTGTCCATGCTCGTTACTGAATTCCACCCGCACACCAACAGTTCGTCGCTGGGGATTCACTGTAGGATCAATAAATACGACACGTCCCTTCAGGGTTTTACCGGGTAATGACTGCAGCTCGGCGTCGACCTGCTGACCAAAGCGGATGCGGGCGGCATCTTCGGGATAGAGTTCCAGCATCAGCCAGACCGTCGTCAGATTGGCGATCCGATAAATGGGCTCCCCCGCTTTGATGTACTTCCCTTCTTCGGCCAGTTTTTCCGTAACGGTTCCCCCCATCGGGGCATAAATCGTTAGTCGCGACTCAGCCTTACCGGATGCGAGGAGCTGCTGAATCTGCTCCTCTGTCATCCCCAGTTCCACCAGTTTCTGCCTGGAATTCGCAACCAGCTTTTCCTGTGCTTCACGTACGACTCCGAGGGCAGCAGAACTCATTTTCTTGAGTGCCTTACGGGCTTCCAGCAATTCCACCTGGGCAGCATACAATTCGGGGCTGTAGACAATCGCCAGGTGGTCTCCCTTCTCGACTTCGACGCCAGTATAATCAGCAAACAGTTTCTCGATCCGTCCATCAATATAAGCGGCGATTGTCGCCTGCCGGCTCTCATCGATTTCAATCGAACCGATGGTTTCAATCGTCGAGTTGACTGCCTGCGTCTTCACTTCCGCCGTCTGTATATTAGCCAGGCGACGCTGTGCCGGTTCAATCGTCACCGCCAGTTCATCAATGTTGGCGCCCTTCTTCGCCGCCGGCACCAGTTCCATCCCACAAATGGGACAGCGTCCCGGTTGGGGCTGGCGGATTTGAGGATGCATGGGACAGGTATATGTCGTTTCCTTACCCCCGTCGCTGATCGACGCGGCGGGCGACGTGCCCGACTGGATCCAGCCGACTCGCTGCGCCAGGCCCACCAGTACAATCAGTAACAGTCCCACCGCCAGAAACAGGGCGGTGGGCAGCAGTTTTCTCAGCCACCAGCGGGCGGACTTGCCTTCGGGGTGCGGTTTTGTGTCTGGGGAGTTCTGCGGTTGATCATTAGTTGAAGATGAAGTCATCTTGCGTTTCCCGGTTTTCTAAAAGAGCGACCAGCCGGTTATTAACAACCAGCGGTGGACCGTGCCGGATAAACCAGCCAGCCGCCCTGTTTCTCTGGAAATTCAGTCTGAAACAGATGCATACGACAAGCAGCGGAGCGTCTCTGTTTAGTCAGCACAGAGACTTACTGGAAAGAGGGACGCAGCGAGACTCTTTTTACGATAAGAGGTGCGCCGAAAGCAATCAGGTCAGCGAGACACAGAACAGCAGCTGCGCAAAATGCGAAGGGCTGCCGTGATCCTGCCTCTCATGACGGGCAGGATGAACTACACATGTATTGGAAAACATGCCTGTAACAGGGGGCGTGGCCAGCACATTGACCAGGGAAACGGGAGCCTGTTGTGACGTCGTCTGCTCCGGGAGCGCGGGCTCTGTGCTTCTCTGGACACACTGACAACGAGCGTGCAACAGGCCACAAGTGCTCTCGCTGAATTCCTCTTCTGCAGACGCAGATTCAGCCTGTGTCTGCTGTTGGCAGCAGGACGTTTCAGTGGTATCGGACACGTGGTCAATCGCTACAGTCTGGCGATTGCAGCGGCTCTGCAGACAACAGCAGCCGAACAGAAAAGACGCACCCAAGGCCTGCGCACACAGCATCGCTGTG harbors:
- a CDS encoding efflux RND transporter permease subunit, which encodes MLRALIRFSIREPLIMFCVTAVLVGFGWMSVRDVPIDAIPNIGENQVIIFTAWPGRSPKDVEDQVTYPLSVSMLAVPDAESVRGKSLFGYSFVQVTFKDSTDFYWARSRVAEQLGTAAALLPEGVVPTLGPDATGLGQVLYYTLEPPPGMNLAELRSLQDFVVKYELQAVPGVSEVASVGGYVRQYQIEIDPDKLRFHNIPLNQVIDAVRKSNIDVGAKTVESGGMEFIIRGRGFIGAEQSTEKAVGDIEQTVIRSEEGVPIRIRDLGRVQLGPEFRRGAIDLNGVEAVGGVVVMRFGENPRKVIDRVKAKMAQIEPGLKGVNFKLVYDRTGLINETISTLTDALTQEVIITAVVILLFLLHLRASLVVAITLPIAVLMAFIAMNVFGIDANIMSLAGIAIAIGTMVDMGIVISESIYDALAQWETEGRPGGKEQRLRVIYEAASEVAPAVVTAVMTTVVSFFPVFMLTGRDYKLFAPLAWTKTFSITAALIVAITLVPLLSRLFLNSNPRPWRQRLIVSVVFALVCGILTWSFGADFLRWLPLSLPVLTLIAVGLAGISCFWLLGERLRPVDENPVARLIHYLYEPTLRFFMRHKYLFFTGPTLIVLLGLGSWVGMPTVLKPLEKGARALGVEPNEVPGWVEVKHLFPGLSTNDWIALDEGSWFYMPTLYPAASFSQAMEVLQTQDALISEIPEVENVLGKIGRIESALDPAPAAMIETYVMLKPVDQWRPGVTTNDIWDQINAVATLPGVTPASPLQPIEGRVVMLQSGIKASMAIRIYGDSLDGLAQASIAVADHLKQIPQVNAATVNPDIVLGKPYVEFDVSRETAARYGMSTAMVNEVIETALGGSNVTRTVEGRERYPIRVRYERNLREQIDELNRLPVVTQSGEIIPLSLLAEMKTTWGPGVINSEDARLVAYVSFSPSGQAGALETVDTVENSLRTAQQEGSLDLPAGYALQAVGSFQNQIEANQRLMWVVPLVIFTNLFIIYLQFRNLSIALTVFAGIPVAFAGGMIFLGWNQIEINTAVWVGFIALFGIAVDDGVVMATYLDQVFTRKRLNTSEDIRNAAVQAGLKRIRPCLMTTFTTIIALMPVIFSTGRGSDVAKAMAWPVVGGMTVELITLFVVPVLFVAYKEFKMNLGLDDPHWAGVED
- a CDS encoding efflux RND transporter periplasmic adaptor subunit, which encodes MTSSSTNDQPQNSPDTKPHPEGKSARWWLRKLLPTALFLAVGLLLIVLVGLAQRVGWIQSGTSPAASISDGGKETTYTCPMHPQIRQPQPGRCPICGMELVPAAKKGANIDELAVTIEPAQRRLANIQTAEVKTQAVNSTIETIGSIEIDESRQATIAAYIDGRIEKLFADYTGVEVEKGDHLAIVYSPELYAAQVELLEARKALKKMSSAALGVVREAQEKLVANSRQKLVELGMTEEQIQQLLASGKAESRLTIYAPMGGTVTEKLAEEGKYIKAGEPIYRIANLTTVWLMLELYPEDAARIRFGQQVDAELQSLPGKTLKGRVVFIDPTVNPQRRTVGVRVEFSNEHGQLRPGDYAKAQITVPIGPQGAVYDAELAGKWISPMHPQVIRDQPGDCPICGMKLVPTSRFGYSQEPVQQKQALTVPRSAVLMAGDHSVVYVETKPGRFELRNVTLGPMLGDTAVILDGVKPGEQVATSGNFLIDSQMQLSGKPSLIDPTKYQPNKKSKEKKGPLKFDSIQIEKLAGGTGTQLEKLYAAYFKIQKQFAGDQPVKESEATTLQKLAAQLAQDANLSPTVRQELQQIAENAAHLHHLSLKEARLKFKPISHAVVKLATQVRGATAKEAYQHFYCPMVPEGGGDWLQPDLKLVNPYFGSQMLRCGELVETFAPTGKVEKKSEHPSAGEAKPEKQPTSDQGGK